The region TGGAATGTATTAAATCTCACTTAGTGAGTAAAGTAGAAATCCCGTAATTACCTACGTATGCAATTAAGCCATAACGACGAAAACAATTTCTCACTTTCCCGATTTGAATCTATGCTTAAAACGAACGATGTTTTATTCTTTGATTCAGCGGAATTTGAAGATATTATTAACTATTATTTAGAGAACGGGAAATTTGCATTGGCTAAAAAAGCCGTTAAATTAGGCTTGGCCCAGCATCCTACTTCTACTAATCTAAAACTCTTTAAAATAGAGATTTTGGTTTTTGAAGATAAACTGGATATAGCCGAAGCAATGCTTACCGATTTACAACAATTAGAATCTTCTAACGAAGAAATCTATATACAAAAAGCACAAATTCTTTCTAAACGAGATCGCCACGCTCACGCCATTCAGGTTTTAGAAATGGCGCTTGATATCACCCTTGACCCTGCTGAAGTTTATTCCCTAATCGGGATGGAGTATTTGTTTCTTGAAGATTTTGAGAATGCGAAATTCAGTTTTATGAAATGTCTGGAAGCCGATGAAGAAGATTATTCGGCGCTTTACAATATTATGTATTGTTTCGATTTTCTGGATCAAAAAAACGAAGCCATCGAGTACCTTAATATGTATTTAGACAAAAACCCTTACTGCGAGGTAGCCTGGCATCAGGTAGGAAAACAATATTTTGATTTAAAAGATTATGACAAAGCCTTATCGGCTTTCGATTTCGCCATAATTAGTGACGATTATTTTATAGGTGCTTATCTTGAAAAAGGAAAAGTACTGGAGAAATTAG is a window of Salegentibacter salegens DNA encoding:
- a CDS encoding tetratricopeptide repeat protein, with product MQLSHNDENNFSLSRFESMLKTNDVLFFDSAEFEDIINYYLENGKFALAKKAVKLGLAQHPTSTNLKLFKIEILVFEDKLDIAEAMLTDLQQLESSNEEIYIQKAQILSKRDRHAHAIQVLEMALDITLDPAEVYSLIGMEYLFLEDFENAKFSFMKCLEADEEDYSALYNIMYCFDFLDQKNEAIEYLNMYLDKNPYCEVAWHQVGKQYFDLKDYDKALSAFDFAIISDDYFIGAYLEKGKVLEKLGRFHEAIENYRLTLELDDPTSFAYLRIGKCFEKLGLNELALKHYKDCVHEDPLLDKGWIAITDFYIKKKNYQKALYYINKAINIDEENVLYWKRYAKINNRLKFYEEAERGYKKSLDLGNYELETWVRRCDILIDLGEFETAIQNLNQALEFYPDTAEIEFRLAGLYFSHNEGEKAYFHLNKGLKLDAEYYIVIEELFPQIFNRKSVRQIINSFINLS